The DNA window TCCGGCAGGTAAACATTGCCCGCCTCAAGCAGAGGCTGAACTGCGTAAGCCCTCGAAATTTTAGAACCCTTCGGCTCCACAGCGATCATCCCCTGAACCTCTTTTCTCAGTGCTGAGAGAACTGCCGAACCGTTCGCCTTGTCCTCAACATACTTTGCCTTAGCCTGCGGCCAGCGGGCGGTGAGGTTTTTTACCGCACGGACAGTGGCGGAAAAATCCATCCTGTCCCGCACCATGTCTGCAAGATACCTGCATGAGCCTTTCACAGCCCAGACCTGCCCCACCACATAGTCCGCACCTTCGCCCCCTTTGAAGCTCATGTCCCATGACTGAAACCAGATGTCCGGATCTGCCGGAAGAGTTCTGTAGTAACGCCACCACTCACGCCGGAGCACCGTTCCCGAATCCGGTGACGGTTCCTGCATGTAAAGAGCATTCCACACCCTTGAGCCCACGGACTGCTTTATGCGCTCCAAAGCATGCTCACCGTATTTTTCAGGCCACAGCGGTTCCCCCGCCTTCCGGAACGGTTCATCCGACTCAGCAACCGCAGGCAGCTTCAGTATCTTCCATTCTTCCGGATATTCCGTCAGAAGCCTGCCCGCCAGATCATCCTCATGCCATCTGGTCTGAACAAGAATTATCCTTCCGTTTTTCTCAAGCCGTGTGAACAGGGTGGATCTGTACCAATCCCAGAGTTTGTCCCTGTATACCGCGGAGGAAGCCTGCTCTGCGTTTTTCACAGGGTCATCAATGATAATCAGATGCCCCCCCTGACCGGTGATCGACCCTCCGGCTCCTGCGGCAAGGTAACGTCCGCCATCTGCCAGTTCCCATCTTGAGGCGGATCGTACACCCGGCTTTACCCCTCTGCCGCCGAAAACATTCACAAACAGTCCGGATGCAGCCAGATCCCGCACTCTTCTGCCGAAGCTTTCCGCCAGATCTGCGCTGTATGAGCAGGCTATGACATTAAGTCCGGGGTTGCGCCCCATGAACCATGCGGGGAAACGGACTGAGGTTATTTCGCTCTTGCCGTGCCGTGGCGGCATCATTACCACCAGCCTGTCCGTTTCGCCTTTTTCCACAAGCTCAAGCTCACGGGCTAGCAGCCTGTGATGCCAGTTCGGCATAAAATCCCTGAAACTCAGCATGCAGTAGGAAATCAGTGAGCCTTTCGCTTTCCGGCAGGCCTCACTTCTCAAATCCGTCCGCATCATCCCCCATTACCCTTTCAGCGTCTTCCTTTGTGCATTCGTACATATCATCAAGGGCACTGTTCACCTGCACCTTGCCGATGATGTCGTCCGGTTTTGTGAGCCCCACATCCCTGTAGACCTTAAGCATTTTGGAGTGTGTCTCCAGATCCCGGACGTTTTTGCACTCTTCAAGCATGCTGTCCGCCTTTTCCACACCCTTAAGGGCAACATCCTGAACGGCCTTAAGGATTCTGATACGCTTTTTGCGCCCTGCTTCCAGACTGTTTTCCCATTTTTCTTTCTTTATGCGTTTTCTGATTTCATCCGCACTGCATCCGAACAGACCTGCGAGGCTGTCCGGTTCAGTGTTTCCGGTTTCATATTCTTCTCTGATTTTTACCCAGTCGAACCCCATCTCCCCACCGAAACAAGCATTTTGTTACGGACAGAAATATAGCGTATAAAAGAGGATGCGTTGTTACGCCGTGTGACTGATAAGGATTTTTAAGGAATGATTATTCTGAAACGGGTTCCCTTGGCCGAAGGAACAGCCTCCACCCTGCCGTTGAAATTTTTCTCGATCAGTTTGCTGGAAATATAAAGCCCCATACCCTTTTTAAGGTTCGGAGTGCTCAGCGGATCTTCCAGGGCAGAAACGCATGCCTCGCGGAATTTGCCCGTACTGTCCTCAATTGCTATAACGCAGCCGCCGTTCTCCTCACCCATGCCGAGGGTGATTGTACCCACGCCTACGCCGTTTGTTTCAACCAGTTCGCGGGAAACCATGAGAATATTAAGCAGCACCTGCTTGAGTACCGAGGCTGAGCCTGTGACCTGTCTTTTTGATGTATCACTGTAGAAAACGAAGCCCACACCGTCTTTTTCATAATAAGTCGAAACAAAAGAGTGCACCTCATCAAGCAGAGGCATTACCTCGAATGAATCCTCCCCGCTTTTATCAGTGGCTACAAAGCTCAGAAACCTGTCCACGGATTCCATCATAAGCTTTATCTGGTTTCTGCATGTGTTTATGCATTCTGCGAGGTATTTTTCATCCTCTATGCCGGATGAAATTTCCTCCTTGATGTTCTGCATGTTGATATGCACAAGGCTCAGAGGCTCACGCCAGTGGTGTGAGACAGAGGCCACCATCTCGCCTATGGAGTACAGCTTCATCTGCTGGATCATAAACTCCTTCTGTGTTTCAAGCCTTTCAGCCTCCTCCTCTGATCTCCTTTTCAGGTCTTCCTTGCAGCTTTCAAGCCTGAGAAGCACACCGTCAGTTTCCTCAAGGTGTCTGTTATACTCAAGTATAAGCTCCTTAAGCTCTGCCACATAACCGCTGTTTTCCCTGAGACTGATCTTTTTGGATTCCCCGAAGAGGCGCATAACCTCAGAATAGGGGATCTCAAACCTGCGCCGGAAAATTCCGAATACGTAGTACATGAACAGACCGGAGAAAAGGAGTGTCATAGCCGCAAGCATCATTGAGCCCTGCTTCATTCTGTTTATGCCTTCCGGGTTAAGAACGGCCTTGATCCCTATCTTCTCCCACGGGAAAAGCTGCTCCGCATCGCACCTGAATGTTTTATAAACAGAATCCTCCATAAAAAAAGTCTGCTCCTCGTGCACGTCAGCGAACACGGCAAAATCATCCGGGCTGAGCTCTGCTCCGTAAACCGCCGCAGAATCCACCGCCGATGTTCCCAGAGAGTACACGCCTATGTCTGTAAAGAGACTGCTTTCTCCGTGTATATTCTTCATACGGGAGGCTATTTCATCACCGAAGGAATACTCTGTCATAACTGCGGCGTATTTTCCCTGCTCAGGCGACCACTCAAAGCTCATTATCTCCGAAGCTTTTTTGGAGTACGAGTATCTTATGCGTGTCACTCCGCCGGGGTTCTCCCTTGCCGTGTCAAAATCCTTTGCAGCCGGTGTGAGAGCCCAGTCATCGGAGGCTCCCGCACTCTTTCCGCTGTAGAGCATGCGTCCGTCCATGCCGAAAATCATTATGGCGTAAGGCCTCTTTGTTGAGGCTGAATAGCCGTCCGCCAGTATGGATGCCTCTCTGCCGTCCGCAGGAAAGCTGTGGAGCACATCGCGCACATGGTGTCTGGTTACATCTGAAACGGCGTTAAGCCTTATGCTGAAAGTGTCTGCGGCTGATTTGACCGTTTCTTCCAGAAGCCCCGCCAGCCCTTTGTAAGTGTCCTCAGTTTTGGCCACGGCAAGGCGGACACTCAGATAATGATCCGCAATGACAAGGCAGACAAGGAAAAAGAAAAGAAAAATAAAGCTGTGAACCAGAAGTTTTTTCAGCGGTATCTTCATTTCGGCACACTCTTCTCAAGCCCGCAGGCAGCAGTGTTTTTATCCAGATAAATATCTATGTTCAGCCCTTCGGCAGAGCTTGTGATTTCTGTTCTGCCCTTCATGACCGTGTTAAAAAGCTCCACAGCCATGTAGAGATTAAAATACTCCATGCTGCCTTTTGAATCTGACAGATAGGGGTCATTGACCGCCCTGATCTCATCTGAGCACATGCCGCCGCTGTTGTCGCTCACGTTGATGCGCACAGCCTCGCCTTCATCGTACATAACAACTGAGATGAACGGTATGAAGGCGGAATCCCCCGCTTTCTTTTCATCAAGCAGCCTCTTGCTGTTGTGGAAAACACTCAGCACAGCAAGCTTGAACTCGGCAGGGTAGCCGCATATGGTAAAACCGAAGCTGGGACATTCCGGAACGCACTCCGGATAACCCGCGCCGCAGCATCTGTCCAGATTTTTCATCACATCCACCTTCACCGGCTCATCATATCCCTGAAGGCGGCATGTGAAGCTTAAATGGATGTCTCCCGAAAGCATATGCGGGGCGACCATACGCATGGTGTCTTCCAGAGTCTGGCGGAGATCGAAAAGCTTTTTTTCCAGCGAAGGTCTGAAAAAGTCACGCAAACCCTCTATGGTCGAGGACATATAAAGCACCTGCTCCATACACTCCGAGGCTATTTTCTCCAGCTTTTCCCTGTTCTCCTCAAAGTTTCCGGTCATGGCGGATATATTTTCCACATACTGCCCCAGAACCTTAAGGGGAAGCTGCCAGAGATAAGCCACTGAGTGGGTCATTTCGCCCATTGTGGCTAGCATTGACTGACGGATTATAAGCTGTTCGTTCGCCTTTCTTGTGGAAACCTCAGCCTTAATTCTCTGCTCCAGTTCCTCATTAAATTTCTCAGCATAGGACAGAAGCTCCTGCTGCCTGTCCAGATGACCGTTATAAAGCTCGGCCAGATGCGCCAGATCCTTTTCACCGGACAGAATGCTTTTCTCCGTTATTTTCTCTGAGTTTTTCACCTTGGCTATCATATTGCCGAAGGGGATTACAAAGCGGGAGTTCAGCCGCCTGTAAAAGAGGACAAGGGCCGCAACTGCCACAACCACGGAGAAAAGCTTAATGAAAAAGCTTAAAAGCCCGTAGCGGCGCTCATCAGTGGTGTCAAAAATTATCCGGTAGACTATCCGGTGATCCAGATCCTTCAGTTCTGCCGCGGAATCGGGGACACGGGCGGCCACATAGTAGCTTTTGCTTGTTCCGGTGAGCAGGCTGCCGGATGTTTTCTCTGTCATCCGGCCGTTTTTTATGGTTTCAAGAACAATGTCCGGGTCAGTATCCTTCTCCGGGTTGTCTGAGCTTATATTGAAAATGAGGTTGCTGCCCCCTTCCCTGTTATAAAAAACCAGAATGGCATCAACTGACTTTATGTACTCGGACAGGCCGACTATTTTCTCCAGCCTTTCACGCACCACTTTGAGGTCCGCCAGAAAAAGCGCGGTCTGGAGATATATGTCCCGCTCTTTTATATAAGACATGGTGTAGGCGCGCAGCACTCTGCCTGAGCGCTCGTACACGGGATAGTCCAGCAGAACGCCCCCTTTCTCCTTAGCCCTGCGCAGGGTTTCCTTGGCGTTGGGGAACTTGCTTATATCAAGCCCCAGTTCGGTGGGGTACGTGGTGGTGAAAATAACCCCCTCACCTGTGAGCATGGCTATCTCTATCTCGGTGTTAAGCTCTTCCTCGTGCTCCTGTTTACGGTTCATAAGATATTCGTAGGAGGGTATGCCGTATTCGGCTATGAAATCGTGCAGTTTCTGATGATCCTGCACCATATGAAGACGCACATGGATATTTGCAGGGGACTGGAACTCCTTGTAGTAGCCGATATTTTCATCGACCATCCGCACAGCCTCCGCCGTTATGCTGCGGACGTTCAGCTCAAAGTTCCTGTAGTTTAAAAAATAATTAACGAGAATCAGAGATACTGCCGCAAGCACAAGAATCAGGCAGTTTGCAGTCAAAAGCTTGCGGAGGCTTATCCCCTTCTGTTTACCAGCAGACATATTTCTCCGAAATAATAAACTTAACTAAAAACGATAATAAATATTAGCAGATTTAGATTTATTTTCTAACTATATTTACAAAAGTATCATAGTAGGCTATTCCGTTTCCGCTGTCAGTCAGGATGAAAGGAGTTGCATTATTGATATAACCTTCTGTCATTCTGCGGTTTTTATAAGCAAAAACAACATTGTCCGGTATGTCTCCGCTTATGCCCGCAATCCCGGTGAAACAGCCGGGCAGGCCGGAAATTTCAACACGGTCACCCTCTGCAAGCTGTTCCTTTGCCGCAGTTTCGGGGGATATGAACACGCGGGAATCATTCTCGCCCAGAGACGGAGGGATCTGTGAATTGAGATAAGCAGTGTGGGAGCCTGTGATCAGCCTGTAGCCGCTGTGCTCATACGGAACTGCGCTCTCAAGAGGTTTTACCGAATATTTCCGCACCGGGGGAGTTTTGCGTTCCACCCTGTCAGGTTC is part of the Geovibrio ferrireducens genome and encodes:
- a CDS encoding sensor histidine kinase; amino-acid sequence: MSAGKQKGISLRKLLTANCLILVLAAVSLILVNYFLNYRNFELNVRSITAEAVRMVDENIGYYKEFQSPANIHVRLHMVQDHQKLHDFIAEYGIPSYEYLMNRKQEHEEELNTEIEIAMLTGEGVIFTTTYPTELGLDISKFPNAKETLRRAKEKGGVLLDYPVYERSGRVLRAYTMSYIKERDIYLQTALFLADLKVVRERLEKIVGLSEYIKSVDAILVFYNREGGSNLIFNISSDNPEKDTDPDIVLETIKNGRMTEKTSGSLLTGTSKSYYVAARVPDSAAELKDLDHRIVYRIIFDTTDERRYGLLSFFIKLFSVVVAVAALVLFYRRLNSRFVIPFGNMIAKVKNSEKITEKSILSGEKDLAHLAELYNGHLDRQQELLSYAEKFNEELEQRIKAEVSTRKANEQLIIRQSMLATMGEMTHSVAYLWQLPLKVLGQYVENISAMTGNFEENREKLEKIASECMEQVLYMSSTIEGLRDFFRPSLEKKLFDLRQTLEDTMRMVAPHMLSGDIHLSFTCRLQGYDEPVKVDVMKNLDRCCGAGYPECVPECPSFGFTICGYPAEFKLAVLSVFHNSKRLLDEKKAGDSAFIPFISVVMYDEGEAVRINVSDNSGGMCSDEIRAVNDPYLSDSKGSMEYFNLYMAVELFNTVMKGRTEITSSAEGLNIDIYLDKNTAACGLEKSVPK
- a CDS encoding sensor histidine kinase, translated to MKIPLKKLLVHSFIFLFFFLVCLVIADHYLSVRLAVAKTEDTYKGLAGLLEETVKSAADTFSIRLNAVSDVTRHHVRDVLHSFPADGREASILADGYSASTKRPYAIMIFGMDGRMLYSGKSAGASDDWALTPAAKDFDTARENPGGVTRIRYSYSKKASEIMSFEWSPEQGKYAAVMTEYSFGDEIASRMKNIHGESSLFTDIGVYSLGTSAVDSAAVYGAELSPDDFAVFADVHEEQTFFMEDSVYKTFRCDAEQLFPWEKIGIKAVLNPEGINRMKQGSMMLAAMTLLFSGLFMYYVFGIFRRRFEIPYSEVMRLFGESKKISLRENSGYVAELKELILEYNRHLEETDGVLLRLESCKEDLKRRSEEEAERLETQKEFMIQQMKLYSIGEMVASVSHHWREPLSLVHINMQNIKEEISSGIEDEKYLAECINTCRNQIKLMMESVDRFLSFVATDKSGEDSFEVMPLLDEVHSFVSTYYEKDGVGFVFYSDTSKRQVTGSASVLKQVLLNILMVSRELVETNGVGVGTITLGMGEENGGCVIAIEDSTGKFREACVSALEDPLSTPNLKKGMGLYISSKLIEKNFNGRVEAVPSAKGTRFRIIIP
- the terL gene encoding phage terminase large subunit encodes the protein MRSEACRKAKGSLISYCMLSFRDFMPNWHHRLLARELELVEKGETDRLVVMMPPRHGKSEITSVRFPAWFMGRNPGLNVIACSYSADLAESFGRRVRDLAASGLFVNVFGGRGVKPGVRSASRWELADGGRYLAAGAGGSITGQGGHLIIIDDPVKNAEQASSAVYRDKLWDWYRSTLFTRLEKNGRIILVQTRWHEDDLAGRLLTEYPEEWKILKLPAVAESDEPFRKAGEPLWPEKYGEHALERIKQSVGSRVWNALYMQEPSPDSGTVLRREWWRYYRTLPADPDIWFQSWDMSFKGGEGADYVVGQVWAVKGSCRYLADMVRDRMDFSATVRAVKNLTARWPQAKAKYVEDKANGSAVLSALRKEVQGMIAVEPKGSKISRAYAVQPLLEAGNVYLPEDKAFSAELVEEAASFPFGRHDDMVDAMTQALSEGGARAMPEGAHSGTLRQAGSIFRGY